Proteins from a single region of Nitrospirota bacterium:
- a CDS encoding RloB domain-containing protein: MRRQMNNLKRKQNYRKVSKTILIVCEGEKTEKNYFESFRKDLHNSLINIQDVKIIGTGYNTCSLVQKAKDLRIELKKEGKDFEITWVVFDKDSFASENFNKAIDSAKKCNIRVAYSNEAFELWYLLHYAYIDAGLSRDQYKEKLTTRLGFKYEKNSKSMYSTLLDRQTTAIINAKKLIEHHKTSNPNGLNPERDNPSTTVHELVEELNKYRK, encoded by the coding sequence ATGAGACGGCAAATGAATAATTTAAAACGCAAACAAAACTATAGAAAAGTTAGCAAAACAATTTTGATTGTCTGTGAAGGAGAAAAAACAGAGAAGAATTATTTTGAGAGTTTTCGGAAAGATCTTCATAATAGTCTGATAAATATACAAGATGTTAAAATAATTGGCACAGGATATAACACTTGCTCTTTAGTGCAAAAAGCAAAAGATTTACGAATAGAACTCAAAAAAGAAGGAAAAGATTTTGAAATAACCTGGGTAGTGTTTGACAAAGACTCTTTTGCATCTGAAAATTTCAATAAAGCAATTGATTCAGCAAAAAAGTGTAATATTCGTGTTGCCTATTCAAATGAGGCTTTTGAGTTGTGGTACTTGCTGCATTACGCTTATATTGATGCAGGGTTATCAAGAGACCAGTATAAAGAAAAGCTTACAACACGCTTAGGATTTAAATACGAAAAGAACTCAAAAAGTATGTATAGCACACTATTAGATAGACAGACAACCGCAATAATAAATGCTAAAAAATTAATAGAGCATCATAAGACTAGCAACCCTAACGGTTTAAACCCTGAACGAGATAATCCGTCAACAACAGTTCATGAACTGGTCGAGGAACTAAACAAATATCGTAAGTAG
- a CDS encoding ATP-binding protein, translating to MLVTFSVANNLSFKKKVTLSMVAASVKEHADHLILTPNPKLKLLKSAVIYGANASGKSNLIKSITFMRNCVLESANEKWLETSYPFLFDTESINRNSHFEIIFMLGEVRYRYGFELLKGKVQSEWLYSSLKAKERKLFKRELGNIEPKFKEGKGLEERTRPNALFLSVCAQWNGEISTNISNWFSNVNIISGIDDRRILPYSLKKLEDETNKNSILDFIKIADLQIEDIKSEKIKVTAEQIPEDFPEELRKALLEKDASLSFTLHNKYDNERKASGHVKLPINFESEGTLKIISLSAPILEKLADGTILVIDEMDARLHPIITKELVKIFNTKNKNAQFIMATHDTNLLKKEYFRRDQIWFTEKDRYGATDLYSLVEFKVRNDASYNKDYIMGKYGAVPFIGDFSTLTKEHETANE from the coding sequence ATGTTAGTGACTTTTAGCGTAGCAAACAATTTGTCTTTTAAAAAGAAAGTAACACTAAGCATGGTTGCCGCCTCAGTTAAAGAACATGCGGATCACCTTATTCTCACACCTAACCCTAAACTAAAACTCTTAAAAAGCGCTGTCATATATGGTGCTAATGCAAGCGGTAAAAGTAATCTGATTAAATCAATAACTTTCATGAGAAACTGTGTATTGGAATCTGCAAATGAGAAATGGTTAGAGACTAGTTATCCCTTTCTTTTTGACACAGAAAGCATAAATAGAAATTCACACTTTGAGATTATTTTCATGTTAGGCGAAGTAAGGTACAGATATGGTTTTGAACTTTTGAAAGGCAAAGTCCAAAGTGAATGGCTCTATTCAAGTCTGAAAGCTAAGGAAAGGAAACTTTTTAAAAGAGAGCTTGGTAACATAGAACCTAAATTTAAGGAGGGCAAAGGTTTAGAGGAGAGGACTCGTCCTAACGCTTTGTTTTTGTCAGTTTGTGCTCAGTGGAATGGTGAAATCTCAACTAATATTTCAAATTGGTTTTCAAATGTTAACATAATTTCAGGGATAGATGACAGGCGCATCTTGCCATATTCATTGAAAAAACTTGAAGATGAAACAAATAAGAACAGTATTTTAGACTTTATAAAAATTGCTGATTTACAAATTGAGGATATTAAAAGTGAAAAAATAAAGGTAACTGCAGAACAAATTCCAGAAGATTTTCCAGAAGAATTAAGAAAGGCATTGTTAGAAAAGGACGCATCACTATCTTTCACTTTACACAATAAATACGATAATGAGAGGAAAGCAAGTGGTCATGTTAAATTACCAATAAATTTTGAATCTGAAGGAACATTGAAAATAATATCCTTATCAGCTCCAATACTTGAGAAACTTGCAGATGGTACAATTTTGGTTATTGATGAGATGGATGCAAGGTTACACCCAATAATAACCAAAGAGTTAGTTAAAATATTTAATACCAAAAATAAAAATGCACAGTTTATAATGGCAACGCACGACACTAATTTGTTAAAAAAGGAATACTTTAGAAGAGACCAGATTTGGTTTACTGAAAAGGACAGATATGGGGCTACTGACTTATACTCTCTAGTAGAATTTAAAGTAAGAAATGATGCCTCGTATAATAAAGACTATATAATGGGGAAATATGGGGCGGTACCTTTTATTGGTGATTTCTCAACACTTACTAAAGAACATGAGACGGCAAATGAATAA
- a CDS encoding putative toxin-antitoxin system toxin component, PIN family — protein sequence MKVVIDCNIFISAGLNRGTCRDLIYELIEHHTVYFSPEIIEEYTVVINRPKFQKVPAFNLILQDLGTVAIIVKPVQLSFKLADPNDETYLATALTAKANVIITGNKKHFPLDEYEGVKILSPREFLDLL from the coding sequence ATGAAGGTCGTAATAGATTGCAACATTTTTATTTCTGCAGGTTTAAACAGAGGTACTTGCCGGGATTTAATTTATGAACTGATTGAACATCATACAGTGTACTTTTCACCAGAAATTATCGAGGAATACACCGTTGTAATCAACAGGCCGAAATTTCAAAAAGTCCCTGCTTTTAATTTGATTTTGCAGGATTTAGGAACAGTAGCAATTATAGTTAAACCAGTGCAACTCTCTTTTAAACTTGCTGATCCCAACGATGAAACCTACCTTGCCACAGCATTGACAGCTAAAGCCAACGTAATTATCACTGGAAATAAAAAACATTTTCCTCTTGATGAGTACGAGGGAGTAAAAATTTTAAGCCCAAGAGAATTCTTAGATTTACTCTGA
- a CDS encoding AbrB/MazE/SpoVT family DNA-binding domain-containing protein, whose protein sequence is MNEQKTIVRKISRGFQITIPRTLRETFGLHIGDMIEFEQKDDMFILRPVEVIRRKEMVQKLKHILENQQENEFSNLSEDEIMTIANEEIRKSRKERKKQ, encoded by the coding sequence ATGAACGAACAAAAAACAATCGTTAGAAAAATAAGCCGGGGGTTTCAAATAACTATCCCACGAACCCTGCGAGAAACTTTTGGTCTTCATATCGGAGACATGATTGAGTTTGAGCAAAAGGACGACATGTTTATATTACGACCGGTGGAGGTGATAAGAAGAAAAGAAATGGTTCAAAAGTTGAAACATATATTGGAGAATCAACAGGAAAATGAGTTTAGTAATCTTTCAGAGGATGAAATAATGACAATTGCCAATGAAGAAATTAGAAAAAGCAGAAAGGAACGAAAGAAGCAGTAA
- a CDS encoding dihydroorotase: MTDYLIKNGHITDPSQGIDAVGCVLITNGRVEKVSVGADSIKVGDSNITVVDAAGLHVFPGFVDMHAHLREPGFEYKETIRTGTLAAARGGFTSVCPMPNTKPVNDNETVTEFIVRKAMVEGYCDVFPIGAITKGQEGKELAEMGMMKTAGCVAFSDDGKPVMNSLIMRRALEYSKVFSCPVISHAEDAHLSEGGVMNEGYLSTILGLRGIPAEAEIIMIKRDIDLAALTGGRLHVAHVSTAGGVRAIREAKKDGINVTAETCPHYFSITEDAVSGYNTNGKVNPPLRTQRDVEAVREGLSDDTIDTIATDHAPHHRDDKMCEFDRAAFGISGFETAFALSIRLVHDGVLTLNRLIQKMTSQPALILNIDKGTLHEGKDGDVVVVDMGAEFIVESEQFLSKGKNTPFLGWQLKGQPVLTINRGRVTYDNISERH; the protein is encoded by the coding sequence ATGACAGATTATTTAATCAAAAACGGACACATCACTGACCCCTCACAGGGGATAGACGCTGTTGGCTGCGTATTAATCACAAACGGCAGAGTTGAAAAGGTGTCTGTTGGAGCAGATTCAATCAAGGTTGGCGATTCCAATATAACTGTGGTTGATGCGGCAGGACTGCATGTTTTCCCGGGGTTTGTTGACATGCACGCTCATTTAAGAGAGCCTGGGTTTGAGTACAAAGAAACCATACGAACCGGCACACTTGCCGCAGCACGTGGCGGATTTACCTCTGTCTGCCCAATGCCAAACACAAAGCCAGTAAACGATAACGAAACAGTGACGGAGTTTATCGTAAGAAAGGCAATGGTTGAGGGGTATTGCGATGTGTTTCCAATTGGCGCTATCACAAAGGGACAGGAGGGCAAGGAGCTTGCCGAAATGGGTATGATGAAAACGGCCGGATGTGTTGCATTTTCAGATGACGGAAAACCTGTTATGAACTCTCTTATAATGAGGAGGGCGCTTGAGTATTCTAAAGTGTTTTCCTGTCCTGTAATTTCCCATGCTGAGGATGCTCATTTATCCGAGGGCGGGGTGATGAATGAGGGGTATTTGTCAACCATACTGGGGCTTAGAGGAATTCCAGCCGAGGCAGAGATTATCATGATTAAGCGTGATATTGATTTAGCGGCTCTTACCGGAGGCAGACTGCATGTGGCACACGTCTCAACGGCAGGCGGAGTCAGAGCAATTCGAGAGGCTAAAAAAGACGGGATAAATGTCACTGCCGAGACCTGCCCGCATTATTTTAGTATAACGGAGGATGCTGTCTCAGGATACAATACCAACGGTAAGGTTAATCCTCCGCTTAGAACCCAACGCGATGTGGAGGCCGTAAGAGAGGGCCTAAGTGACGACACAATTGACACAATCGCAACCGACCATGCCCCTCATCACAGGGACGATAAGATGTGTGAGTTTGACAGGGCGGCATTTGGGATTTCAGGCTTTGAAACGGCTTTTGCTCTAAGTATCAGACTGGTGCATGACGGAGTGTTGACGCTAAATAGATTAATACAAAAGATGACCAGTCAACCGGCACTTATATTAAACATAGATAAGGGCACCCTTCATGAGGGCAAAGACGGTGACGTTGTGGTGGTTGATATGGGGGCGGAATTTATAGTGGAAAGCGAACAGTTTTTATCAAAAGGTAAAAACACTCCCTTTTTAGGATGGCAACTTAAAGGGCAGCCGGTGTTAACTATAAATCGAGGCAGAGTCACTTATGATAATATTTCGGAGAGACACTAA
- the carA gene encoding glutamine-hydrolyzing carbamoyl-phosphate synthase small subunit → MLKATLVLSDGLVFEGESFGASGEAAGEVVFNTSMTGYQEILTDPSYTGQIVAMTYTQMGNYGVNPEDVESKGGPKVEGFIVKENFDCHSNWRSKGSLDSYLKDHGKVGIQGIDTRALTSHLRDNGSMMGIIATGETNAKDLLKKIRAHAGIAGVDLVKDVTTKSDYSWNEKLWEWGKEKQRSRHLYQIVDRAKPKVVVYDFGVKFNILRNLFNTGFDITVVPAKTSAEDVLGMEPDGIFLSNGPGDPEAVTYAISNVRKLIGKKPIFGICLGHQIIGLALGGKTYKLKFGHHGGNHPVKDLESGKVEITSQNHNYCVDVDSLKGKVELTHVNLYDNTAEGMRHNEYPLFSVQYHPEAGPGPNDSMYLFRRFMDMVEKNV, encoded by the coding sequence ATGCTAAAGGCAACGCTTGTGCTGTCGGATGGTTTGGTTTTTGAGGGTGAGAGTTTTGGCGCCTCAGGTGAGGCCGCAGGTGAGGTTGTGTTTAACACCTCAATGACCGGGTATCAGGAGATTCTTACCGACCCCTCATACACAGGACAAATTGTAGCCATGACATACACACAGATGGGTAACTACGGAGTTAATCCGGAGGATGTTGAATCCAAGGGCGGCCCAAAAGTTGAAGGTTTTATCGTAAAAGAGAATTTCGATTGCCACAGCAATTGGCGCTCTAAGGGCTCTCTTGACAGTTATTTAAAAGACCACGGCAAAGTAGGCATTCAGGGAATAGACACACGGGCACTCACCTCACACCTTAGAGACAACGGCTCTATGATGGGAATTATTGCAACAGGAGAGACTAACGCTAAGGATTTATTAAAAAAAATAAGAGCACATGCTGGAATTGCGGGTGTTGATCTGGTTAAGGATGTGACTACCAAATCCGATTACAGCTGGAATGAAAAGCTGTGGGAATGGGGCAAGGAAAAACAACGCAGCAGGCATTTGTATCAGATAGTGGACAGGGCTAAACCCAAAGTTGTGGTCTATGATTTTGGCGTTAAATTTAACATACTACGGAATTTGTTTAATACAGGGTTTGACATAACAGTGGTACCGGCAAAAACATCAGCCGAGGATGTGCTTGGCATGGAACCGGATGGAATTTTTTTAAGTAATGGCCCCGGTGACCCTGAGGCTGTAACATACGCCATTTCTAATGTAAGAAAACTAATCGGCAAAAAGCCCATATTTGGTATATGTCTTGGACATCAGATAATTGGGCTTGCTTTAGGCGGAAAGACGTATAAACTTAAATTTGGCCACCACGGCGGTAATCATCCGGTTAAAGACCTCGAAAGCGGAAAGGTGGAAATCACATCCCAAAACCACAACTACTGTGTTGACGTTGACTCCCTGAAGGGTAAAGTGGAACTTACTCACGTTAACCTCTACGACAACACGGCTGAGGGAATGCGGCATAACGAGTACCCGTTGTTTTCAGTACAGTACCACCCGGAGGCAGGCCCCGGGCCTAACGACTCTATGTATCTCTTCAGGCGCTTTATGGATATGGTTGAAAAAAATGTGTAA
- a CDS encoding Rieske (2Fe-2S) protein — MIRVSVDKLEKNGMMGVEEGGNNVLLIKVGSDYFALGDICPHKKCRLHTGTLKGTQVICPCHGATFDVTTGKLQAWYKIFPPFLIKLIAKIGIMNVKTYKCTVSGDEVLIET, encoded by the coding sequence TTGATACGAGTGAGTGTTGATAAATTAGAGAAAAACGGCATGATGGGAGTTGAAGAGGGTGGCAACAACGTGCTTTTAATAAAAGTTGGTAGTGACTATTTTGCTTTGGGAGACATATGTCCGCACAAAAAGTGCAGACTTCATACAGGCACATTAAAAGGCACTCAGGTAATATGTCCATGTCACGGAGCGACTTTTGACGTAACCACGGGGAAACTTCAGGCCTGGTATAAGATTTTTCCCCCATTTTTAATAAAACTCATCGCTAAAATCGGCATTATGAACGTAAAGACATATAAGTGCACAGTCAGTGGCGATGAGGTTTTAATTGAAACGTGA
- a CDS encoding restriction endonuclease, which produces MIPDFQTLMLPILCFCKDRKEHRTSEIVDSIAKEFSLSDDELNDRYSSGQKILYNRIGWAVNYLKKALLIESKGRGVIKILERGLDALGQNPAKINLPFLKKYPEFSLLLKGIADDKKSATVEKNDNAEFEETTPEEMIEDGYKKIRNALSDELLDKVKVCSPSFFEMLVVDLLVKMGYGGSNKEAGRAVGRTGDDGIDGIIKEDHLGLDVIYIQAKRWDKVSVSVSEVRSFAGAMLQKGAKKGVFITTSKFTSDALSYIEKLGDTKLILIDGEKLTELMMNFNVGVKLSSSYELKKIDSDYFSED; this is translated from the coding sequence ATGATTCCTGATTTCCAGACATTGATGCTTCCGATACTTTGTTTTTGTAAAGACCGAAAGGAACATAGAACAAGTGAGATAGTAGATTCTATTGCAAAGGAATTTAGTTTATCTGATGATGAGTTAAATGACAGATATTCAAGTGGTCAAAAAATTCTATACAATAGAATTGGTTGGGCTGTGAACTATTTAAAAAAGGCATTATTAATAGAATCGAAAGGTCGTGGAGTAATAAAAATACTTGAGCGGGGATTGGATGCGCTAGGGCAAAATCCAGCTAAAATAAATTTGCCTTTTCTCAAAAAATATCCAGAGTTTTCTCTATTATTAAAGGGTATAGCTGATGATAAAAAGTCTGCAACGGTAGAGAAAAATGATAATGCAGAGTTTGAAGAAACAACCCCTGAGGAAATGATAGAGGACGGATATAAAAAGATTAGAAACGCACTGTCTGACGAGCTGCTTGATAAAGTTAAAGTATGTTCACCTAGTTTTTTTGAGATGTTGGTAGTTGATCTCCTTGTAAAAATGGGATATGGCGGCTCAAATAAAGAAGCTGGCAGGGCTGTCGGTAGAACGGGTGATGATGGAATAGATGGGATAATAAAGGAAGATCATTTAGGTCTGGACGTAATATATATACAGGCAAAAAGATGGGATAAAGTGTCTGTTAGTGTGTCGGAGGTCAGAAGTTTTGCCGGAGCTATGCTTCAAAAAGGTGCTAAAAAAGGAGTGTTCATAACAACTTCAAAATTCACGTCAGATGCTCTGTCTTATATTGAAAAATTGGGTGATACAAAACTAATATTGATAGATGGAGAAAAATTAACGGAACTAATGATGAATTTCAATGTTGGAGTAAAACTTTCAAGCTCCTACGAGCTTAAAAAAATTGATTCAGACTACTTTTCTGAGGATTAA
- a CDS encoding type II toxin-antitoxin system HicA family toxin, translating to MKLPVVSGSECVKALAKTGFIFKRQHSSHIILARDNPYSLIVVPDHATLDRGTLRAIIRQAGLTVNEFLELL from the coding sequence ATGAAATTGCCTGTTGTTTCAGGCAGTGAATGCGTTAAAGCTCTTGCAAAAACAGGGTTTATATTTAAAAGACAGCATAGCAGCCATATAATACTTGCAAGAGATAATCCTTATTCACTAATAGTAGTGCCTGACCATGCAACGTTAGACAGAGGAACATTAAGAGCAATTATAAGACAGGCCGGACTTACCGTCAACGAGTTTTTAGAATTGCTTTAA
- a CDS encoding type II toxin-antitoxin system HicB family antitoxin, with the protein MRRVIIYPGEDGYWVAQCPSLPGCISQGITRTEALENIKEAIILYIETLTEDGHSVPEDNLELVTV; encoded by the coding sequence ATGAGACGTGTAATAATTTATCCCGGAGAGGATGGATATTGGGTCGCGCAGTGTCCGTCTCTGCCGGGATGTATAAGCCAGGGGATTACAAGAACTGAAGCGCTTGAAAATATCAAAGAAGCCATAATACTGTATATTGAGACATTAACCGAGGATGGGCACTCAGTACCGGAGGATAATCTGGAATTAGTAACGGTATGA
- the carB gene encoding carbamoyl-phosphate synthase large subunit, whose product MPKRGDIKKILIIGSGPIIIGQACEFDYSGTQACKALREEGYEVILVNSNPATIMTDPDMADVTYIEPLTSEILEMIIEKERPDALLPTMGGQTALNLTVELCELGVVDKYGIKLIGAGLDAIVKAENREQFKHSMERIGLEIPRSVAVTTVEEGMRAVEYVRFPAILRPAFTLGGTGGGVAYNLEEYGALLKNALDLSPVTQVLIEESVIGWKEYELEVMRDNADNVVIICSIENLDPMGVHTGDSITVAPVQTLTDKEYQRMRDASIAIIREIGVDTGGSNIQFALSPETGRMLVIEMNPRVSRSSALASKATGFPIAKIAAKLAVGLRLDEIPNDITRETPASFEPTIDYVVTKIPRFAFEKFPEAEPILTVAMKSVGEVMAIGRTFKESLQKAMRSLEADTYGFEKPDETLNEKALMLKLKVPNSERLWFIGEALRRGYTVDAINSVTKMDPWFLNNIKEIIDFEKQLSDIALNGKNLSDIDSGLLRKAKEFGFSDRRLSELLKTDEDTVRALRKLRGIIPVYKIVDTCGAEFKARTPYLYSTYERPFYKITEDGAGKAEVNAVSACEANPTDRKKIVILGSGPNRIGQGIEFDYCCVQAVYALKELGYETIMINCNPETVSTDYDTSDRLYFEPLTIEDVLSIIDVEKPEGVIVQFGGQTPLKLAVPLERAGVRVLGTSPDAIDRAEDRARFKDLLHKLNLKQPLSGIARSVEEAVKTADGIGYPVMLRPSYVLGGRAMEIVYDSESLYDYMGRAVKVSHEKPVLVDKYLEDAIEVDVDAISDGTKVIIGGVMEHIEEAGIHSGDSACSLPPYSLHPRIVNEIKEQTKALALELRVIGLMNVQFAVKEGEIYILEVNPRASRTVPFVSKATGVSIAKIAAKIMAGRTLDELGVTKEPVIKHIAVKESVLPFGRFPGVDTILGPEMKSTGEVMGIDVDFGLAYAKAQASAYNRIPMAGKIFISVRDKDKHSCVEIARTFIKNGFTIAATKGTTEFLMGQGIEAEPVNKVNEGLRPHIVDLIKSKEISFIINTISDSKSKQDSQSIRTSALTYKIPYATTISAARAVANAVEMLKSNKVGIKSIQEYHRTASGL is encoded by the coding sequence GTGCCAAAAAGAGGCGACATTAAAAAAATTCTAATAATAGGCTCCGGGCCTATAATAATCGGCCAGGCTTGTGAGTTTGATTATTCGGGTACTCAGGCGTGTAAGGCGCTGAGAGAAGAGGGGTATGAGGTAATTTTAGTAAACTCCAACCCTGCAACTATAATGACTGACCCCGATATGGCCGATGTGACCTACATTGAGCCGCTTACCAGTGAAATCCTTGAGATGATAATCGAAAAGGAACGCCCCGATGCCCTGTTGCCAACTATGGGCGGGCAGACAGCCCTTAATCTCACCGTGGAATTATGTGAGCTTGGTGTGGTGGACAAATACGGTATAAAGCTGATAGGGGCCGGGCTGGATGCAATAGTAAAGGCTGAAAACAGAGAGCAGTTTAAGCATTCTATGGAGCGAATCGGGCTTGAGATTCCCCGAAGTGTCGCTGTAACTACGGTTGAAGAGGGAATGAGGGCGGTTGAGTACGTAAGGTTTCCGGCTATTTTGCGGCCTGCCTTTACACTGGGCGGCACCGGAGGAGGGGTTGCCTATAATCTTGAAGAGTACGGTGCGCTTCTTAAAAATGCGCTTGATCTCAGTCCTGTCACTCAGGTGCTCATAGAGGAATCGGTCATAGGCTGGAAAGAGTATGAGCTTGAAGTGATGAGAGATAATGCCGACAATGTGGTTATAATCTGCTCAATAGAAAACTTAGACCCTATGGGGGTACACACCGGGGATTCTATAACGGTGGCTCCGGTTCAGACCCTTACCGACAAAGAGTATCAGAGGATGAGAGACGCTTCAATCGCTATTATCAGAGAAATTGGGGTTGATACCGGAGGGAGCAATATTCAGTTTGCACTAAGTCCGGAAACAGGCAGAATGCTTGTCATTGAAATGAATCCGAGAGTGTCAAGAAGCTCGGCGTTGGCAAGCAAAGCAACCGGATTTCCGATAGCCAAAATAGCCGCTAAACTTGCCGTAGGATTACGGCTTGATGAAATCCCAAACGATATAACCCGTGAAACTCCGGCCTCTTTTGAGCCAACCATAGATTATGTGGTAACAAAGATTCCTCGTTTTGCGTTTGAAAAATTTCCGGAGGCAGAGCCCATTCTAACCGTCGCCATGAAGTCTGTGGGTGAGGTTATGGCTATAGGGAGAACTTTTAAGGAATCACTTCAAAAAGCGATGCGAAGCCTTGAAGCAGACACATACGGCTTTGAAAAGCCCGATGAAACTTTAAACGAAAAGGCTCTGATGTTAAAACTCAAAGTGCCAAACTCAGAAAGACTCTGGTTTATTGGTGAAGCCCTAAGAAGGGGTTATACGGTTGATGCCATAAACTCAGTGACCAAAATGGATCCCTGGTTTTTAAACAATATTAAGGAAATTATTGATTTTGAAAAACAACTATCCGACATAGCTTTAAACGGCAAGAATCTGTCAGATATAGATTCCGGGCTGCTTAGAAAAGCAAAAGAGTTTGGGTTTTCAGACCGGCGGCTTTCAGAGCTTCTAAAAACCGATGAGGACACAGTCAGAGCATTAAGAAAACTCAGAGGAATTATACCGGTATATAAAATCGTTGACACCTGCGGGGCAGAATTTAAGGCACGCACCCCATACCTGTATTCAACGTATGAAAGGCCGTTTTACAAAATAACCGAGGATGGCGCAGGTAAGGCAGAAGTAAACGCCGTATCGGCCTGTGAGGCTAACCCAACTGATCGGAAAAAGATAGTGATTCTTGGCTCAGGCCCAAACAGGATAGGGCAGGGGATAGAGTTTGACTACTGCTGCGTACAGGCGGTTTATGCCCTTAAGGAGCTTGGGTATGAAACCATAATGATAAACTGTAACCCGGAAACTGTTAGCACCGACTATGACACCTCGGACAGGCTGTACTTTGAGCCTCTTACTATTGAAGATGTGCTTTCAATTATAGACGTTGAAAAACCTGAAGGAGTGATAGTGCAGTTTGGCGGGCAGACGCCGCTTAAACTTGCCGTGCCGCTTGAAAGAGCTGGAGTCAGGGTGCTTGGCACATCTCCCGATGCTATTGACAGGGCTGAAGACAGGGCCAGATTCAAAGACCTTCTCCATAAGTTAAATTTGAAACAACCACTTAGCGGCATAGCACGCTCTGTTGAAGAGGCGGTAAAGACGGCAGATGGGATTGGTTATCCGGTTATGTTAAGGCCCTCGTATGTATTAGGGGGACGCGCCATGGAAATTGTCTATGACAGCGAGTCGTTATATGATTACATGGGGCGTGCCGTTAAGGTGTCTCATGAAAAACCGGTGTTAGTGGATAAGTACCTGGAGGATGCCATAGAGGTTGATGTGGATGCCATATCGGATGGCACCAAAGTCATAATAGGCGGAGTCATGGAACACATTGAGGAGGCTGGAATTCACTCAGGAGATTCGGCCTGTTCACTACCACCATACTCCCTGCACCCCCGCATAGTGAACGAAATAAAGGAGCAGACGAAAGCGCTGGCTCTTGAGCTTCGCGTTATAGGGCTGATGAACGTACAGTTTGCCGTAAAAGAGGGTGAGATATACATTTTGGAGGTTAACCCCAGAGCCAGCCGCACGGTGCCATTTGTCAGTAAGGCCACAGGGGTATCAATCGCCAAAATTGCGGCAAAGATAATGGCCGGCAGAACTCTTGATGAGTTGGGTGTCACAAAGGAGCCGGTAATTAAACACATTGCGGTAAAGGAATCAGTGTTGCCATTTGGGAGGTTTCCCGGAGTTGATACAATACTTGGACCTGAGATGAAATCAACCGGTGAGGTTATGGGAATAGACGTGGATTTTGGTCTGGCCTATGCTAAAGCTCAGGCCTCGGCCTATAACAGGATTCCGATGGCGGGTAAGATTTTTATAAGTGTGCGGGATAAGGACAAGCACTCATGCGTGGAAATAGCGCGCACCTTCATTAAAAACGGTTTTACAATTGCTGCAACAAAAGGCACTACGGAATTTCTGATGGGGCAGGGGATTGAGGCTGAGCCGGTTAATAAAGTAAATGAGGGACTGAGGCCTCACATTGTTGATTTAATAAAAAGCAAAGAAATCAGCTTCATAATCAACACAATATCAGATTCCAAATCTAAACAAGACTCCCAATCAATAAGAACATCAGCACTCACCTATAAGATTCCCTACGCAACTACGATTTCTGCGGCAAGGGCTGTCGCAAATGCTGTGGAAATGTTAAAATCAAACAAGGTGGGGATTAAATCTATTCAGGAATACCACAGGACGGCATCAGGGCTATGA
- a CDS encoding zinc ribbon domain-containing protein, which produces MPIYEYICEDCKKLFSVFQKMGETDAVCTLCNSKNVKKQFSTFSCADSSSDFSNNPMPSGGFGGS; this is translated from the coding sequence ATGCCTATATATGAATATATATGTGAGGACTGTAAGAAGCTTTTTTCAGTGTTTCAGAAGATGGGTGAAACTGATGCCGTTTGCACCTTGTGTAATTCTAAAAACGTGAAAAAACAATTTTCTACCTTTAGTTGTGCGGACAGTTCATCAGATTTCTCTAATAATCCCATGCCCTCAGGCGGTTTTGGCGGCTCATGA